From Planococcus halocryophilus, the proteins below share one genomic window:
- a CDS encoding (deoxy)nucleoside triphosphate pyrophosphohydrolase: protein MKKNIYVVGAVITDGNKILCAQRGMEKSLPGLWEFPGGKIEETETPQEALQREIQEEMHCHVEIGEQVEHTIYEYDFGIVHLTTFYCRLVRGTPVLTEHIAIEWLAAHDLEKLEWAPADIPAIEKLKKTYQAQQ, encoded by the coding sequence ATGAAAAAAAACATATATGTAGTAGGAGCAGTAATCACAGACGGTAACAAAATTTTATGTGCACAGCGAGGAATGGAAAAAAGCTTGCCGGGTCTATGGGAATTTCCTGGCGGCAAAATAGAAGAAACAGAAACGCCGCAAGAAGCATTGCAAAGAGAGATTCAAGAAGAGATGCATTGTCACGTAGAGATCGGTGAGCAAGTCGAGCACACTATTTACGAATATGACTTTGGCATCGTCCATTTGACGACTTTTTATTGTCGTTTAGTTAGAGGCACTCCTGTGTTAACAGAACACATTGCGATTGAATGGTTAGCAGCACATGACCTAGAAAAACTAGAATGGGCACCTGCTGATATACCGGCAATCGAGAAGTTAAAAAAGACGTATCAAGCTCAGCAATAA
- a CDS encoding putative hydro-lyase, with product MINLQNSTPEEIRQKIREGKLKSPTSGMANGFLQANLVILPKDMAFDFLLFCQRNPKSCPLIDVTEAGSFTPVQSAPTADLRSDIPLYHVYRDGKLTETLSDITELWNDEMVAFLIGCSFTFEEALVRNGIPMRHNDEGVNVPMYKTSISTVKAGIFEGPTVVSMRPVAEQDIVRAVQVTSRFPTVHGAPLHIGHPETIGITDLDHPDYGDRVTIKKGEVPVFWACGVTPQAIAAHIKPPFMITHAPGHMFITDIKTETVGVL from the coding sequence ATGATCAACTTACAAAATTCCACACCAGAAGAAATCCGACAGAAGATTCGAGAGGGCAAGTTGAAAAGTCCCACTTCGGGGATGGCGAACGGCTTTTTGCAAGCAAATCTTGTTATTCTTCCGAAAGACATGGCATTTGATTTCCTACTATTTTGCCAACGAAATCCGAAGTCTTGTCCGTTAATAGATGTTACGGAAGCTGGATCATTTACGCCTGTCCAATCTGCACCAACGGCCGATCTCAGAAGTGACATTCCGCTTTATCATGTGTATCGTGATGGCAAACTGACTGAAACTCTCAGTGATATTACGGAACTTTGGAATGACGAAATGGTGGCATTTCTCATTGGGTGCAGCTTTACGTTCGAAGAAGCATTAGTCAGAAATGGTATTCCGATGCGCCATAACGATGAAGGGGTAAATGTGCCGATGTACAAAACTTCGATTTCAACTGTCAAAGCCGGAATATTCGAAGGTCCCACTGTCGTCAGCATGCGCCCTGTTGCTGAACAAGACATTGTGCGCGCTGTCCAAGTAACTAGTCGGTTCCCGACCGTTCATGGGGCACCGCTCCATATTGGCCATCCTGAAACAATCGGCATCACCGATTTGGACCACCCTGATTACGGAGACCGTGTGACGATTAAAAAAGGGGAAGTTCCGGTATTTTGGGCATGTGGCGTTACGCCGCAAGCGATCGCAGCGCATATTAAGCCACCCTTTATGATTACTCACGCTCCTGGTCATATGTTCATCACCGATATTAAGACAGAAACAGTTGGGGTTCTGTAA
- a CDS encoding M20/M25/M40 family metallo-hydrolase, which produces MEKLLWRTPADLRTLLCELVSWESRTLTEGEKEFPFKVVDKLKQLDYFKQHPEYLALHEADPGRNLVMALYEHPKAVDTIVLISHFDTVQTEEYGDLEKLAFRPEELTKKLFERKDDLPEEARADLESGNYLFGRGTMDMKMGLALHMSLIEKASHEQWPLNLVLLTVPDEEVNSTGMRAAVEQLVKLREERGFTYKMFFNSEPAFSQKPGDEKHYIYSGTLGKIMPAALFYGKETHVGEPLKGMTANYMASFLSQAMEWNAAYRESDLGESTPLPVSLQQKDLKMQYSTQTPYRATALYNIFLMKRNAAEIMELFEQTANQAATMCNTAYSELCKREKIEGIGEVQVLRYEQLLDYAQAKRGTRFVSKLKEEILNHPEWDEREKSVRIADKLMIQCHELAPAMILLFAPPYYPAVNSSEDPFIMECVDTVKQAAAEYGVEVDQIHYFNGLCDLSYVNYSDPGNGWSSYERNTPVWGETYSIPFADMLVLQAPVLNVGPFGKDAHQYTERLHIDSAFVQTPHMLESLMKSLCKQAMETV; this is translated from the coding sequence GTGGAGAAATTATTATGGAGAACGCCAGCCGATCTTCGGACGCTGTTATGTGAGTTAGTCAGTTGGGAAAGTCGGACACTGACAGAAGGGGAAAAAGAATTTCCTTTTAAAGTGGTAGATAAGCTGAAACAACTCGATTATTTCAAGCAACATCCGGAATATTTGGCACTTCATGAAGCAGACCCCGGACGAAACTTGGTGATGGCGCTTTATGAACATCCGAAAGCGGTGGATACGATTGTGCTCATCAGCCATTTTGACACGGTGCAAACTGAAGAATATGGAGATCTGGAAAAACTGGCATTTCGTCCAGAAGAGTTGACGAAAAAGCTGTTTGAGCGAAAAGACGATCTTCCAGAAGAGGCGCGCGCAGATCTTGAATCAGGCAATTATCTATTTGGCCGTGGCACGATGGATATGAAGATGGGGCTGGCTCTCCATATGTCACTTATTGAAAAAGCGAGTCATGAACAATGGCCGCTTAACCTTGTTTTATTAACAGTACCAGACGAAGAAGTAAACTCGACCGGTATGCGAGCGGCAGTCGAACAATTAGTGAAGTTGCGTGAAGAACGAGGCTTCACATATAAAATGTTCTTTAATAGTGAACCGGCATTTTCACAAAAGCCAGGGGACGAAAAGCATTATATCTATTCCGGAACACTCGGGAAAATTATGCCCGCTGCTCTTTTTTACGGCAAAGAAACACATGTCGGTGAGCCGTTAAAAGGCATGACGGCCAATTACATGGCGTCGTTTTTATCACAAGCGATGGAGTGGAACGCTGCCTATCGTGAAAGTGATCTCGGAGAAAGTACACCTCTTCCGGTATCGCTTCAACAAAAAGATTTAAAAATGCAGTACTCCACTCAAACGCCTTACCGTGCGACAGCTTTGTACAATATTTTCTTGATGAAACGCAACGCTGCAGAAATTATGGAGCTGTTTGAACAAACTGCAAATCAAGCGGCCACGATGTGCAATACGGCTTATAGTGAACTATGTAAGCGCGAGAAAATTGAAGGCATTGGTGAAGTGCAAGTGTTGCGTTATGAGCAGCTACTCGACTATGCACAAGCAAAACGCGGAACTCGATTTGTTTCAAAACTAAAAGAAGAAATTTTAAACCATCCAGAATGGGACGAACGTGAAAAATCAGTACGAATTGCTGATAAATTAATGATTCAATGTCATGAATTAGCACCTGCGATGATCTTATTGTTTGCACCGCCTTATTACCCGGCAGTCAACTCATCGGAAGATCCGTTTATTATGGAATGCGTCGATACGGTAAAACAAGCTGCCGCAGAATATGGCGTCGAAGTTGACCAAATTCACTATTTTAACGGACTATGCGATTTGAGTTACGTCAATTACAGCGACCCTGGCAACGGGTGGAGTTCTTATGAACGCAACACGCCTGTATGGGGAGAAACATACAGCATCCCGTTTGCTGACATGCTAGTGCTACAAGCACCTGTATTGAACGTTGGTCCGTTCGGCAAAGATGCCCATCAATACACAGAACGACTTCATATCGACAGCGCATTTGTCCAAACGCCTCATATGTTGGAGAGTTTGATGAAGAGTTTGTGTAAACAGGCGATGGAGACGGTATAA
- a CDS encoding amino acid permease, which produces MLKTPEVPATNQLNRSMKSRHLFMLSLGGVIGTGLFLNVGYTINQSGAGGALIGYLIGGLILYMVMVCLGELAVHMPVTGSFQTYATRYISPSAGFSLGWMYFVGSAATAGVEFTAAGILMKYWFPETPIWIWCAFFVVLLFALNALTTRGFAEAEFWFAGIKVVALLLFIGIGAAAIFGLIPLSDRPAPFMDNLAPTGLFPAGIAIIFITMMNVIFSYQGSELVGIAAGETENPEKNIPRAIRNILVRIIVFYIASIIILSAIFPASELGLMTSPFVTLMEMAGIPYAGSIMNFVILTAILSVGNSCLYASTRLLWAMANEGMAPRIFSTLTKRKVPLAALIFTMMFSLLSLLTSVMKADTVFILLMSIAGISVTISWMGIATSQLMFRRHYVKSGGDIDDLKFKVPFYPFIPIFCIAFCLLILGFLAFDPTQRIGLLYGVGFFVACMVFYKVKLAKKNIVPAGAEVETVE; this is translated from the coding sequence ATGCTCAAAACACCGGAAGTGCCAGCTACAAACCAGTTGAACCGTTCCATGAAAAGCCGCCATTTGTTCATGCTTTCACTTGGAGGCGTTATCGGCACAGGATTATTTTTGAATGTAGGGTATACGATCAACCAGTCTGGTGCAGGAGGCGCGTTAATCGGCTACCTGATCGGTGGATTGATCCTGTATATGGTAATGGTATGTCTCGGAGAACTGGCGGTTCATATGCCGGTGACCGGCTCGTTTCAAACATACGCCACGAGATACATTAGTCCCTCTGCAGGCTTTTCACTTGGGTGGATGTATTTTGTTGGTTCTGCTGCGACAGCGGGTGTAGAATTTACCGCAGCCGGCATTTTGATGAAATACTGGTTCCCGGAAACACCTATATGGATTTGGTGTGCATTCTTTGTAGTGCTACTGTTTGCGCTGAACGCGTTGACGACGAGAGGCTTTGCGGAAGCGGAGTTCTGGTTTGCTGGCATTAAAGTAGTCGCGCTTCTGTTGTTTATCGGAATTGGAGCTGCTGCTATTTTCGGTCTGATTCCACTATCAGATCGTCCGGCGCCGTTTATGGATAACCTCGCACCTACAGGGCTGTTCCCAGCAGGTATTGCCATTATTTTTATCACGATGATGAACGTTATTTTCTCTTATCAAGGATCGGAGCTCGTTGGAATTGCGGCTGGTGAAACCGAAAACCCTGAAAAGAATATTCCGCGAGCAATTCGTAATATCTTAGTCCGGATTATCGTTTTCTATATCGCATCTATTATTATTCTATCCGCAATTTTCCCAGCATCGGAGCTCGGTCTTATGACCAGTCCGTTTGTGACATTGATGGAAATGGCGGGAATTCCATACGCTGGAAGCATCATGAATTTTGTTATTTTGACGGCGATCTTGTCAGTAGGGAACTCGTGTCTTTATGCTTCGACTAGACTTTTGTGGGCGATGGCGAATGAGGGCATGGCACCTCGTATTTTCAGCACACTGACAAAACGAAAAGTACCGCTTGCAGCATTAATTTTTACGATGATGTTTTCACTGCTGTCTCTTTTAACGAGTGTCATGAAAGCAGACACGGTGTTCATCTTATTGATGTCGATTGCTGGCATTTCCGTGACAATTTCTTGGATGGGGATTGCTACTTCTCAATTGATGTTCCGCCGTCACTATGTAAAGTCGGGTGGAGATATTGATGATTTGAAATTTAAAGTCCCTTTTTATCCGTTTATACCAATTTTCTGTATTGCTTTTTGTTTATTAATTCTCGGGTTTTTAGCTTTTGATCCGACTCAACGAATTGGTTTGTTATATGGTGTTGGTTTCTTTGTCGCCTGCATGGTGTTTTACAAAGTAAAACTAGCAAAGAAAAACATTGTTCCAGCGGGTGCGGAAGTGGAAACTGTCGAATAA
- a CDS encoding dimethylarginine dimethylaminohydrolase family protein: MFKNVIVKTPGKSYVNGLTTSDLGTPDYELLLEQHTAYIEALKACGVEVTHLAESEEYPDSTFVEDAAVLTPEFAIITNPGAESRNGEKEEIEAVLKKFYSKFHSITSGTLDGGDVLQVNEHFYVGISERTNQQGAEQFKGIVESEGYTATIVELQEFFHLKTGIAYLGDNIVAAAGEFLDHPDFATYEKVEIPAEDEYSANCIKVNDYVIIPKGFKETKQKLAERGLETIELEMSEFQKHDGGLSCLSLRF; this comes from the coding sequence ATGTTTAAAAATGTCATTGTTAAAACTCCAGGAAAAAGTTATGTAAACGGATTAACTACTTCAGACCTCGGTACGCCGGATTACGAACTCTTGCTTGAACAACACACAGCCTATATCGAAGCATTAAAAGCGTGTGGCGTCGAAGTGACGCATTTAGCAGAAAGTGAAGAATATCCGGATTCGACATTTGTAGAAGATGCCGCTGTCTTAACACCAGAATTTGCCATTATCACAAATCCTGGTGCAGAAAGTCGCAACGGAGAAAAAGAAGAAATCGAAGCTGTTTTGAAGAAATTCTATTCAAAATTCCATTCCATCACATCTGGTACTTTAGACGGTGGAGATGTTTTACAAGTAAACGAGCATTTCTACGTCGGCATCTCTGAACGTACAAATCAGCAAGGAGCGGAACAGTTTAAAGGAATTGTTGAGTCAGAAGGTTACACGGCAACGATTGTCGAGCTGCAAGAATTCTTCCACTTGAAAACAGGCATTGCGTATCTTGGTGACAATATCGTTGCAGCAGCTGGGGAATTTCTTGATCATCCCGATTTCGCAACGTACGAAAAAGTAGAAATTCCGGCTGAAGATGAATATTCCGCAAACTGCATCAAAGTGAACGACTACGTTATCATTCCAAAAGGCTTTAAGGAAACAAAACAAAAGCTAGCTGAACGCGGTCTTGAAACGATTGAACTTGAAATGTCGGAATTCCAAAAACACGATGGCGGACTTAGCTGCTTGTCATTGAGATTTTAA
- a CDS encoding dimethylarginine dimethylaminohydrolase family protein has product MYHPLERVIIKHPNDAFISQQHIQNEWQKLNYLSEPNFEEAKKEYAEFIALLSKHVPIIDYLPLSEHVSMDSIYAHDPVKFTAEGAIILKSGKELRQPEAQVYRKFLEDKEIPILGELTGNATADGGDIVWLDERVLAVGNGYRTNEEAIRQIKEMTSHMVDEFIEVQLPHADGEEECLHLMSFISMVDKDLAVVYSPLMPVAFRKKLLGRGIQLIEVPKAEYDLLGCNVLAVAPSVCIMVAGNESTKKQLQQAGAIVYEYKGEEISIKGTGGPTCLTSPAVRIKTTEKRGLSHV; this is encoded by the coding sequence ATGTATCATCCGTTAGAACGGGTGATTATCAAACACCCAAATGATGCTTTTATCAGCCAACAACATATTCAAAATGAATGGCAAAAACTCAATTATTTATCCGAACCTAATTTTGAAGAAGCGAAAAAGGAATATGCTGAATTTATTGCTTTACTGTCAAAACACGTTCCAATCATCGACTATTTGCCTTTATCGGAACATGTCAGTATGGATTCTATCTATGCGCATGATCCCGTGAAGTTTACAGCTGAAGGAGCAATTATTTTAAAGTCTGGAAAAGAGTTGCGTCAGCCGGAAGCTCAAGTGTATCGAAAATTTTTGGAAGACAAAGAAATCCCTATCCTCGGTGAACTAACGGGTAATGCGACAGCAGACGGGGGCGATATTGTTTGGCTCGACGAACGTGTGCTAGCTGTTGGCAACGGCTACAGAACCAATGAAGAAGCGATTCGCCAGATTAAAGAAATGACGTCACATATGGTAGATGAGTTTATCGAAGTTCAGTTGCCACATGCAGATGGAGAAGAGGAATGCCTTCATCTCATGTCATTTATCAGCATGGTCGACAAAGATCTCGCGGTCGTTTATTCACCGCTAATGCCAGTCGCCTTCAGAAAAAAGCTTCTCGGACGCGGCATTCAATTAATCGAAGTGCCAAAAGCAGAATACGACCTTCTTGGTTGTAATGTGTTGGCCGTTGCACCGAGTGTTTGCATTATGGTAGCTGGCAACGAATCGACAAAAAAACAACTGCAACAAGCAGGAGCAATTGTATACGAATACAAAGGTGAAGAAATTAGCATTAAAGGAACTGGTGGACCGACATGTCTCACAAGTCCTGCCGTACGGATCAAAACTACAGAAAAAAGGGGATTATCACATGTTTAA
- a CDS encoding IclR family transcriptional regulator, with the protein MQSIDRAMGVVKLLVSRSTEGGLSISELASECGLPVSSMHRLLKSMAVHGMIQQDVKTKHYDLGDIWLEYGLHMYDTMDYISTIRPELVNLMSKTGESVYLSQPMGNEALITERIDNENHAIRVFDKLGSRIPLHIGAANKSMLANMPNAEVKRILNTYIDKEQQPAFYELLEQIKKQGYAISHSERTEGTSSVGASILNGFGKVQGALSIGVVSHNLTDERLAFLAEQAKETSKRISSKLGYNG; encoded by the coding sequence ATGCAATCAATTGACCGGGCAATGGGTGTAGTAAAATTATTGGTTTCACGATCTACTGAAGGGGGCTTATCTATTTCAGAGCTAGCAAGTGAATGCGGTCTGCCTGTAAGTTCCATGCACCGGTTACTAAAATCTATGGCCGTTCATGGCATGATTCAACAAGATGTTAAAACAAAACATTATGATTTGGGCGATATTTGGTTAGAGTATGGTTTACATATGTACGATACGATGGACTATATTAGTACCATTCGACCTGAATTGGTAAATCTCATGAGTAAAACCGGAGAAAGCGTCTATTTAAGTCAACCAATGGGCAACGAAGCATTGATCACTGAGCGCATCGATAACGAAAATCATGCGATTCGCGTTTTCGATAAACTCGGTTCCCGTATTCCGTTGCATATCGGAGCTGCCAATAAGTCCATGCTTGCGAATATGCCAAATGCTGAAGTAAAAAGGATCCTCAATACGTATATTGACAAAGAACAGCAACCCGCTTTTTATGAACTGTTGGAACAAATTAAAAAACAAGGCTATGCGATTAGCCATAGCGAACGGACAGAGGGCACTTCTTCTGTCGGTGCATCGATTTTGAACGGTTTCGGAAAAGTTCAAGGAGCGCTTAGTATTGGTGTGGTTAGCCACAACTTAACGGATGAACGATTGGCCTTTCTTGCCGAACAAGCAAAAGAAACAAGCAAAAGAATTTCTTCGAAGTTGGGCTATAACGGGTAA